The following proteins are co-located in the Ictalurus punctatus breed USDA103 chromosome 14, Coco_2.0, whole genome shotgun sequence genome:
- the fbxw11a gene encoding F-box and WD repeat domain-containing 11-A isoform X2, with protein MEPEMEDKTLELMNLTVMESQNLTDDLSPKKTTVFKLGNGTLSGSRKRLSRATFEKEKEMCIQMFEQWSEADQVEFVEHLISRMCHYQHGHINSYLKPMLQRDFITALPARGLEHIAENILSFLDARSLCAAELVCREWHRVISEGMLWKKLIERMVRTDPLWKGLSERHQWEKYLFKNRTNEVPPNSYYHSLYPKIIQDIETIEANWRCGRHNLQRIQCRSENSKGVYCLQYDDDKIISGLRDNSIKIWDKHTLECLKILTGHTGSVLCLQYDERVIVTGSSDATVRVWDANSGEVLNTLIHHNEAVLHLRFCNGLMVTCSKDRSIAVWDMASATDISLRRVLVGHRAAVNVVDFDDKYIVSASGDRTIKVWSTSTCEFVRTLNGHKRGIACLQYRDRLVVSGSSDNTIRLWDIECGACLRVLEGHEELVRCIRFDNKRIVSGAYDGKIKVWDLQAALDPRAPASTLCLRTLVEHSGRVFRLQFDEFQIISSSHDDTILIWDFLNVSPNGQPDGVPHAARSPSRTYTYISR; from the exons CTGGGAAATGGTACTCTGTCTGGCTCGAGGAAACGTCTGTCACGTGCCACCTttgagaaggagaaggagatgtGTATCCAGATGTTCGAGCAGTGGTCCGAGGCTGATCAGGTGGAATTTGTGGAGCATCTCATCTCACGCATGTGCCATTACCAGCATGGCCACATCAATTCTTACCTCAAACCCATGCTACAGAGAGACTTTATAACAGCCTtgccag CGCGGGGTCTGGAGCACATAGCGGAGAACATCCTGTCCTTTCTGGATGCCCGCTCTCTGTGCGCGGCTGAGCTGGTGTGTCGCGAGTGGCACCGGGTCATCTCCGAGGGCATGCTGTGGAAGAAGCTCATTGAGAGGATGGTGCGCACTGATCCACTGTGGAAAGGCCTGTCTGAAAGACATCAGTG GGAGAAGTACTTGTTCAAGAACCGCACAAATGAAGTCCCACCCAACTCGTACTATCACTCACTCTACCCTAAAATTATACAGGACATCGAG ACGATTGAGGCCAACTGGCGCTGCGGCAGACACAACCTGCAGAGGATCCAGTGCAGATCAGAAAACAGCAAAGGGGTTTACTGCCTACAGTACGACGATGACAAGATCATCAGCGGCCTCCGAGACAACTCCATTAAG aTCTGGGATAAGCACACTCTGGAGTGTCTGAAGATTCTGACCGGTCACACTGGTTCAGTTTTGTGTCTGCAGTATGATGAGAGGGTAATAGTGACTGGTTCCTCAGACGCTACTGTCAG GGTTTGGGATGCGAATTCCGGTGAGGTTCTGAACACTCTGATCCACCACAACGAGGCGGTCCTTCACCTGCGTTTCTGTAATGGCCTGATGGTGACGTGCTCTAAGGATCGCTCCATCGCAGTGTGGGACATGGCCTCTGCCACTGACATCAGCCTGCGTCGCGTTCTCGTGGGCCACAGGGCCGCCGTCAACGTCGTCGACTTCGATGACAAATACATCGTCTCCGCCTCGGGAGACAGAactataaaa gtgtggAGCACTAGTACCTGTGAATTTGTCCGAACACTAAATGGACACAAGAGAGGTATTGCCTGCCTCCAGTACAGAGACAGACTGGTGGTCAGCGGCTCCTCGGACAACACCATAcg ATTGTGGGATATTGAGTGCGGGGCATGTCTGCGAGTGTTGGAAGGCCATGAGGAACTTGTTCGTTGTATTCGGTTTGACAACAAGAGGATCGTCAGTGGAGCATATGACGg cAAGATTAAGGTGTGGGATCTGCAGGCTGCTTTGGACCCTCGTGCTCCAGCCAGCACTCTCTGTCTGCGCACGCTAGTG GAGCACTCTGGCCGTGTGTTCCGGCTACAGTTTGATGAGTTCCAGATCATCAGCAGTTCCCATGACGACACAATCCTTATATGGGACTTCTTGAATGTCTCCCCCAACGGACAGCCAGACGGAGTCCCACATGCAGCCAGATCGCCCTCGCGCACCTACACGTACATCTCCAGAtag
- the fbxw11a gene encoding F-box and WD repeat domain-containing 11-A isoform X3: MESQNLTDDLSPKKTTVFKLGNGTLSGSRKRLSRATFEKEKEMCIQMFEQWSEADQVEFVEHLISRMCHYQHGHINSYLKPMLQRDFITALPARGLEHIAENILSFLDARSLCAAELVCREWHRVISEGMLWKKLIERMVRTDPLWKGLSERHQWEKYLFKNRTNEVPPNSYYHSLYPKIIQDIETIEANWRCGRHNLQRIQCRSENSKGVYCLQYDDDKIISGLRDNSIKIWDKHTLECLKILTGHTGSVLCLQYDERVIVTGSSDATVRVWDANSGEVLNTLIHHNEAVLHLRFCNGLMVTCSKDRSIAVWDMASATDISLRRVLVGHRAAVNVVDFDDKYIVSASGDRTIKVWSTSTCEFVRTLNGHKRGIACLQYRDRLVVSGSSDNTIRLWDIECGACLRVLEGHEELVRCIRFDNKRIVSGAYDGKIKVWDLQAALDPRAPASTLCLRTLVEHSGRVFRLQFDEFQIISSSHDDTILIWDFLNVSPNGQPDGVPHAARSPSRTYTYISR; encoded by the exons CTGGGAAATGGTACTCTGTCTGGCTCGAGGAAACGTCTGTCACGTGCCACCTttgagaaggagaaggagatgtGTATCCAGATGTTCGAGCAGTGGTCCGAGGCTGATCAGGTGGAATTTGTGGAGCATCTCATCTCACGCATGTGCCATTACCAGCATGGCCACATCAATTCTTACCTCAAACCCATGCTACAGAGAGACTTTATAACAGCCTtgccag CGCGGGGTCTGGAGCACATAGCGGAGAACATCCTGTCCTTTCTGGATGCCCGCTCTCTGTGCGCGGCTGAGCTGGTGTGTCGCGAGTGGCACCGGGTCATCTCCGAGGGCATGCTGTGGAAGAAGCTCATTGAGAGGATGGTGCGCACTGATCCACTGTGGAAAGGCCTGTCTGAAAGACATCAGTG GGAGAAGTACTTGTTCAAGAACCGCACAAATGAAGTCCCACCCAACTCGTACTATCACTCACTCTACCCTAAAATTATACAGGACATCGAG ACGATTGAGGCCAACTGGCGCTGCGGCAGACACAACCTGCAGAGGATCCAGTGCAGATCAGAAAACAGCAAAGGGGTTTACTGCCTACAGTACGACGATGACAAGATCATCAGCGGCCTCCGAGACAACTCCATTAAG aTCTGGGATAAGCACACTCTGGAGTGTCTGAAGATTCTGACCGGTCACACTGGTTCAGTTTTGTGTCTGCAGTATGATGAGAGGGTAATAGTGACTGGTTCCTCAGACGCTACTGTCAG GGTTTGGGATGCGAATTCCGGTGAGGTTCTGAACACTCTGATCCACCACAACGAGGCGGTCCTTCACCTGCGTTTCTGTAATGGCCTGATGGTGACGTGCTCTAAGGATCGCTCCATCGCAGTGTGGGACATGGCCTCTGCCACTGACATCAGCCTGCGTCGCGTTCTCGTGGGCCACAGGGCCGCCGTCAACGTCGTCGACTTCGATGACAAATACATCGTCTCCGCCTCGGGAGACAGAactataaaa gtgtggAGCACTAGTACCTGTGAATTTGTCCGAACACTAAATGGACACAAGAGAGGTATTGCCTGCCTCCAGTACAGAGACAGACTGGTGGTCAGCGGCTCCTCGGACAACACCATAcg ATTGTGGGATATTGAGTGCGGGGCATGTCTGCGAGTGTTGGAAGGCCATGAGGAACTTGTTCGTTGTATTCGGTTTGACAACAAGAGGATCGTCAGTGGAGCATATGACGg cAAGATTAAGGTGTGGGATCTGCAGGCTGCTTTGGACCCTCGTGCTCCAGCCAGCACTCTCTGTCTGCGCACGCTAGTG GAGCACTCTGGCCGTGTGTTCCGGCTACAGTTTGATGAGTTCCAGATCATCAGCAGTTCCCATGACGACACAATCCTTATATGGGACTTCTTGAATGTCTCCCCCAACGGACAGCCAGACGGAGTCCCACATGCAGCCAGATCGCCCTCGCGCACCTACACGTACATCTCCAGAtag